From the Solanum pennellii chromosome 4, SPENNV200 genome, one window contains:
- the LOC107018329 gene encoding protein CPR-5 isoform X1, producing MDHPPLSQPVDPPPVTTADAMASEILPESLNSGVMKKKTKKKKKNKACVTDPFDPHSSAASYSSSSCSATSVPPSTQRGIRVSTGRRNPRVIISSGRQKSDNVEALALPLGMSIAAVLAQVLERKDAAGEKMSVDHLSEICTLVVRESLANVFGDQFESFVRNFEKSFHSTLMTLRLISESSMNSGVQQHDCAARTSVSERSVPFISNRVENVTCDHDFGEFQSESFQQNSSDNELSNQEERSDGTCLESIGQQLTRYDREVRQQLASASSSMILSNTGISQSVHRTLERSLTEQARSNDLKTFEIGLTMRKLQLKERQLALSSDANLLERVKLSFGFSKTSFKTEKFKNQVEDSKHAELLKTCIDCLVAGLFIMLACLGYGTYVFSHKRITEATASCTPSMEHKSWWMPQSMSSFNSGLQLLRCQVQVLSRMLFGAFLILSIAYLLLQRSATSNQTMPVTFILLLLGVGCGFAGKFCIDTLGGSGYRWLIYWETLCLLHFFSNVCISTLFLILNGPVTVSEKSMRDRRFPYWIRRSMFYTTVLLILPLLCGLMPFAGPGEWKDHFSSLVLDAFITPVEF from the exons ATGGATCACCCGCCTCTATCTCAACCCGTCGATCCGCCGCCGGTGACCACCGCCGACGCCATGGCTTCCGAAATTCTACCGGAATCTTTAAATTCCGGCGttatgaagaagaagacgaagaagaaaaagaagaataaagcATGCGTCACGGACCCTTTTGACCCTCATTCTTCTGCTGCCTCTTATTCATCATCATCTTGTTCTGCGACGTCGGTTCCACCTTCAACTCAAAGGGGTATTAGGGTTTCCACTGGTCGTCGGAACCCTAGAGTCATCATTAGCTCCGGTAGACAGAAAAGCGACAATGTTGAAGCACTTGCACTTCCTCTCGGCATGTCTATTGCTGCTGTTCTTGCTcag gttttggaaagaaaagatGCAGCCGGAGAAAAGATGTCTGTGGATCACCTCTCAGAG ATTTGTACTTTGGTTGTCCGAGAGTCTTTAGCCAAT GTATTCGGTGATCAGTTTGAGTCTTTCGTGAGGAACTTTGAGAAATCGTTTCATAGTACCTTGATGACTCTCCGATTGATCAGTGAATCCTCAATGAACAGTGGAGTACAGCAACATGATTGTGCAGCAAGGACTTCTGTCTCAGAAAGATCTGTGCCTTTTATTTCTAACAGAGTAGAAAATGTTACATGTGATCATGACTTCGGTGAGTTCCAATCGGAGTCATTTCAGCAGAATAGCTCAGATAACGAACTGAGCAATCAAGAAGAGAGAAGTGACGGGACATGTCTTGAATCAATAGGTCAGCAGCTTACCCGCTATGATAGGGAAGTAAGGCAACAGTTGGCTTCTGCTTCTTCAAGCATGATTTTATCCAATACAGGGATTAGCCAATCTGTGCATAGGACTTTGGAAAGATCTCTCACAGAACAAGCTAGGTCGAATGACCTCAAGACATTTGAGATTGGTCTTACAATGAGGAAGTTGCAACTTAAAGAAAGGCAGCTGGCTCTCAGTTCTGATGCTAACCTTTTGGAGAGGGTCAAACTATCATTTGGTTTCTCTAAAACGTCCTTCAAAACTGAAAAGTTCAAAAATCAAGTAGAAGACTCAAAACATGCTGAGCTACTTAAAACCTGTATAGACTGCCTTGTTGCTGGTTTATTCATCATGCTGGCGTGTCTTGGATATGGAACTTATGTTTTTTCTCACAAAAGAATTACCGAAGCTACAGCATCCTGCACCCCTTCCATG GAACACAAGTCTTGGTGGATGCCCCAATCAATGTCGTCATTCAATTCAGGACTGCAACTCTTACGGTGTCAGGTTCAAGTTCTCAGTCGCATGCTATTTGGTGCTTTCCTGATATTGTCTATAGCCTATCTACTTCTCCAGCGCTCTGCAACTTCAAATCAGACAATGCCAGTTACTTTCATTCTGTTGCTGTTGGGAGTTGGCTGTGGTTTCGCAGGGAAGTTTTGTATTGACACCTTGGGAGGCAGTGGATATCGTTGGTTAATTTATTGGGAGACTTTATGCTTGCTACATTTCTTTTCGAATGTCTGTATCTCGACTTTGTTCCTGATCCTTAATGGTCCTGTCACAGTGTCAGAAAAGAGCATGAGGGATCGAAGATTTCCATACTGGATTAGGAGATCTATGTTTTATACCACAGTACTTCTTATTCTCCCCTTGCTATGTGGTCTGATGCCTTTTGCTGGCCCCGGTGAATGGAAAGATCACTTCTCTTCACTTGTCCTGGATGCTTTTATCACTCCAGTTGAATTCTGA
- the LOC107018329 gene encoding protein CPR-5 isoform X5: MDHPPLSQPVDPPPVTTADAMASEILPESLNSGVMKKKTKKKKKNKACVTDPFDPHSSAASYSSSSCSATSVPPSTQRGIRVSTGRRNPRVIISSGRQKSDNVEALALPLGMSIAAVLAQVLERKDAAGEKMSVDHLSEICTLVVRESLANVFGDQFESFVRNFEKSFHSTLMTLRLISESSMNSGVQQHDCAARTSVSERSVPFISNRVENVTCDHDFGEFQSESFQQNSSDNELSNQEERSDGTCLESIGQQLTRYDREVRQQLASASSSMILSNTGISQSVHRTLERSLTEQARSNDLKTFEIGLTMRKLQLKERQLALSSDANLLERVKLSFGFSKTSFKTEKFKNQVEDSKHAELLKTCIDCLVAGLFIMLACLGYGTYVFSHKRITEATASCTPSMQIHLLSCGTKEKELYQETCCPKKSMLVVVDAALCVLS; encoded by the exons ATGGATCACCCGCCTCTATCTCAACCCGTCGATCCGCCGCCGGTGACCACCGCCGACGCCATGGCTTCCGAAATTCTACCGGAATCTTTAAATTCCGGCGttatgaagaagaagacgaagaagaaaaagaagaataaagcATGCGTCACGGACCCTTTTGACCCTCATTCTTCTGCTGCCTCTTATTCATCATCATCTTGTTCTGCGACGTCGGTTCCACCTTCAACTCAAAGGGGTATTAGGGTTTCCACTGGTCGTCGGAACCCTAGAGTCATCATTAGCTCCGGTAGACAGAAAAGCGACAATGTTGAAGCACTTGCACTTCCTCTCGGCATGTCTATTGCTGCTGTTCTTGCTcag gttttggaaagaaaagatGCAGCCGGAGAAAAGATGTCTGTGGATCACCTCTCAGAG ATTTGTACTTTGGTTGTCCGAGAGTCTTTAGCCAAT GTATTCGGTGATCAGTTTGAGTCTTTCGTGAGGAACTTTGAGAAATCGTTTCATAGTACCTTGATGACTCTCCGATTGATCAGTGAATCCTCAATGAACAGTGGAGTACAGCAACATGATTGTGCAGCAAGGACTTCTGTCTCAGAAAGATCTGTGCCTTTTATTTCTAACAGAGTAGAAAATGTTACATGTGATCATGACTTCGGTGAGTTCCAATCGGAGTCATTTCAGCAGAATAGCTCAGATAACGAACTGAGCAATCAAGAAGAGAGAAGTGACGGGACATGTCTTGAATCAATAGGTCAGCAGCTTACCCGCTATGATAGGGAAGTAAGGCAACAGTTGGCTTCTGCTTCTTCAAGCATGATTTTATCCAATACAGGGATTAGCCAATCTGTGCATAGGACTTTGGAAAGATCTCTCACAGAACAAGCTAGGTCGAATGACCTCAAGACATTTGAGATTGGTCTTACAATGAGGAAGTTGCAACTTAAAGAAAGGCAGCTGGCTCTCAGTTCTGATGCTAACCTTTTGGAGAGGGTCAAACTATCATTTGGTTTCTCTAAAACGTCCTTCAAAACTGAAAAGTTCAAAAATCAAGTAGAAGACTCAAAACATGCTGAGCTACTTAAAACCTGTATAGACTGCCTTGTTGCTGGTTTATTCATCATGCTGGCGTGTCTTGGATATGGAACTTATGTTTTTTCTCACAAAAGAATTACCGAAGCTACAGCATCCTGCACCCCTTCCATG cAAATTCACCTATTAAGCTGTGGAACAAAAGAGAAGGAACTGTATCAGGAGACTTGTTGTCCAAAGAAGTCAATGTTAGTTGTTGTAGATGCTGCTCTCTGTGTTCTTTCTTAA
- the LOC107018329 gene encoding protein CPR-5 isoform X4, whose product MDHPPLSQPVDPPPVTTADAMASEILPESLNSGVMKKKTKKKKKNKACVTDPFDPHSSAASYSSSSCSATSVPPSTQRGIRVSTGRRNPRVIISSGRQKSDNVEALALPLGMSIAAVLAQVLERKDAAGEKMSVDHLSEICTLVVRESLANVFGDQFESFVRNFEKSFHSTLMTLRLISESSMNSGVQQHDCAARTSVSERSVPFISNRVENVTCDHDFGEFQSESFQQNSSDNELSNQEERSDGTCLESIGQQLTRYDREVRQQLASASSSMILSNTGISQSVHRTLERSLTEQARSNDLKTFEIGLTMRKLQLKERQLALSSDANLLERVKLSFGFSKTSFKTEKFKNQVEDSKHAELLKTCIDCLVAGLFIMLACLGYGTYVFSHKRITEATASCTPSMQIHLLSCGTKEKELYQETCCPKKSMNTSLGGCPNQCRHSIQDCNSYGVRFKFSVACYLVLS is encoded by the exons ATGGATCACCCGCCTCTATCTCAACCCGTCGATCCGCCGCCGGTGACCACCGCCGACGCCATGGCTTCCGAAATTCTACCGGAATCTTTAAATTCCGGCGttatgaagaagaagacgaagaagaaaaagaagaataaagcATGCGTCACGGACCCTTTTGACCCTCATTCTTCTGCTGCCTCTTATTCATCATCATCTTGTTCTGCGACGTCGGTTCCACCTTCAACTCAAAGGGGTATTAGGGTTTCCACTGGTCGTCGGAACCCTAGAGTCATCATTAGCTCCGGTAGACAGAAAAGCGACAATGTTGAAGCACTTGCACTTCCTCTCGGCATGTCTATTGCTGCTGTTCTTGCTcag gttttggaaagaaaagatGCAGCCGGAGAAAAGATGTCTGTGGATCACCTCTCAGAG ATTTGTACTTTGGTTGTCCGAGAGTCTTTAGCCAAT GTATTCGGTGATCAGTTTGAGTCTTTCGTGAGGAACTTTGAGAAATCGTTTCATAGTACCTTGATGACTCTCCGATTGATCAGTGAATCCTCAATGAACAGTGGAGTACAGCAACATGATTGTGCAGCAAGGACTTCTGTCTCAGAAAGATCTGTGCCTTTTATTTCTAACAGAGTAGAAAATGTTACATGTGATCATGACTTCGGTGAGTTCCAATCGGAGTCATTTCAGCAGAATAGCTCAGATAACGAACTGAGCAATCAAGAAGAGAGAAGTGACGGGACATGTCTTGAATCAATAGGTCAGCAGCTTACCCGCTATGATAGGGAAGTAAGGCAACAGTTGGCTTCTGCTTCTTCAAGCATGATTTTATCCAATACAGGGATTAGCCAATCTGTGCATAGGACTTTGGAAAGATCTCTCACAGAACAAGCTAGGTCGAATGACCTCAAGACATTTGAGATTGGTCTTACAATGAGGAAGTTGCAACTTAAAGAAAGGCAGCTGGCTCTCAGTTCTGATGCTAACCTTTTGGAGAGGGTCAAACTATCATTTGGTTTCTCTAAAACGTCCTTCAAAACTGAAAAGTTCAAAAATCAAGTAGAAGACTCAAAACATGCTGAGCTACTTAAAACCTGTATAGACTGCCTTGTTGCTGGTTTATTCATCATGCTGGCGTGTCTTGGATATGGAACTTATGTTTTTTCTCACAAAAGAATTACCGAAGCTACAGCATCCTGCACCCCTTCCATG cAAATTCACCTATTAAGCTGTGGAACAAAAGAGAAGGAACTGTATCAGGAGACTTGTTGTCCAAAGAAGTCAAT GAACACAAGTCTTGGTGGATGCCCCAATCAATGTCGTCATTCAATTCAGGACTGCAACTCTTACGGTGTCAGGTTCAAGTTCTCAGTCGCATGCTATTTGGTGCTTTCCTGA
- the LOC107018329 gene encoding protein CPR-5 isoform X2, which yields MLKHLHFLSACLLLLFLLRFWKEKMQPEKRCLWITSQRIRCADLMFLLSFFTQICTLVVRESLANVFGDQFESFVRNFEKSFHSTLMTLRLISESSMNSGVQQHDCAARTSVSERSVPFISNRVENVTCDHDFGEFQSESFQQNSSDNELSNQEERSDGTCLESIGQQLTRYDREVRQQLASASSSMILSNTGISQSVHRTLERSLTEQARSNDLKTFEIGLTMRKLQLKERQLALSSDANLLERVKLSFGFSKTSFKTEKFKNQVEDSKHAELLKTCIDCLVAGLFIMLACLGYGTYVFSHKRITEATASCTPSMEHKSWWMPQSMSSFNSGLQLLRCQVQVLSRMLFGAFLILSIAYLLLQRSATSNQTMPVTFILLLLGVGCGFAGKFCIDTLGGSGYRWLIYWETLCLLHFFSNVCISTLFLILNGPVTVSEKSMRDRRFPYWIRRSMFYTTVLLILPLLCGLMPFAGPGEWKDHFSSLVLDAFITPVEF from the exons ATGTTGAAGCACTTGCACTTCCTCTCGGCATGTCTATTGCTGCTGTTCTTGCTcag gttttggaaagaaaagatGCAGCCGGAGAAAAGATGTCTGTGGATCACCTCTCAGAG AATCAGATGTGCAGATCTCATGTTTTTATTGTCATTTTTCACACAGATTTGTACTTTGGTTGTCCGAGAGTCTTTAGCCAAT GTATTCGGTGATCAGTTTGAGTCTTTCGTGAGGAACTTTGAGAAATCGTTTCATAGTACCTTGATGACTCTCCGATTGATCAGTGAATCCTCAATGAACAGTGGAGTACAGCAACATGATTGTGCAGCAAGGACTTCTGTCTCAGAAAGATCTGTGCCTTTTATTTCTAACAGAGTAGAAAATGTTACATGTGATCATGACTTCGGTGAGTTCCAATCGGAGTCATTTCAGCAGAATAGCTCAGATAACGAACTGAGCAATCAAGAAGAGAGAAGTGACGGGACATGTCTTGAATCAATAGGTCAGCAGCTTACCCGCTATGATAGGGAAGTAAGGCAACAGTTGGCTTCTGCTTCTTCAAGCATGATTTTATCCAATACAGGGATTAGCCAATCTGTGCATAGGACTTTGGAAAGATCTCTCACAGAACAAGCTAGGTCGAATGACCTCAAGACATTTGAGATTGGTCTTACAATGAGGAAGTTGCAACTTAAAGAAAGGCAGCTGGCTCTCAGTTCTGATGCTAACCTTTTGGAGAGGGTCAAACTATCATTTGGTTTCTCTAAAACGTCCTTCAAAACTGAAAAGTTCAAAAATCAAGTAGAAGACTCAAAACATGCTGAGCTACTTAAAACCTGTATAGACTGCCTTGTTGCTGGTTTATTCATCATGCTGGCGTGTCTTGGATATGGAACTTATGTTTTTTCTCACAAAAGAATTACCGAAGCTACAGCATCCTGCACCCCTTCCATG GAACACAAGTCTTGGTGGATGCCCCAATCAATGTCGTCATTCAATTCAGGACTGCAACTCTTACGGTGTCAGGTTCAAGTTCTCAGTCGCATGCTATTTGGTGCTTTCCTGATATTGTCTATAGCCTATCTACTTCTCCAGCGCTCTGCAACTTCAAATCAGACAATGCCAGTTACTTTCATTCTGTTGCTGTTGGGAGTTGGCTGTGGTTTCGCAGGGAAGTTTTGTATTGACACCTTGGGAGGCAGTGGATATCGTTGGTTAATTTATTGGGAGACTTTATGCTTGCTACATTTCTTTTCGAATGTCTGTATCTCGACTTTGTTCCTGATCCTTAATGGTCCTGTCACAGTGTCAGAAAAGAGCATGAGGGATCGAAGATTTCCATACTGGATTAGGAGATCTATGTTTTATACCACAGTACTTCTTATTCTCCCCTTGCTATGTGGTCTGATGCCTTTTGCTGGCCCCGGTGAATGGAAAGATCACTTCTCTTCACTTGTCCTGGATGCTTTTATCACTCCAGTTGAATTCTGA
- the LOC107018329 gene encoding protein CPR-5 isoform X3, translated as MQPEKRCLWITSQRIRCADLMFLLSFFTQICTLVVRESLANVFGDQFESFVRNFEKSFHSTLMTLRLISESSMNSGVQQHDCAARTSVSERSVPFISNRVENVTCDHDFGEFQSESFQQNSSDNELSNQEERSDGTCLESIGQQLTRYDREVRQQLASASSSMILSNTGISQSVHRTLERSLTEQARSNDLKTFEIGLTMRKLQLKERQLALSSDANLLERVKLSFGFSKTSFKTEKFKNQVEDSKHAELLKTCIDCLVAGLFIMLACLGYGTYVFSHKRITEATASCTPSMEHKSWWMPQSMSSFNSGLQLLRCQVQVLSRMLFGAFLILSIAYLLLQRSATSNQTMPVTFILLLLGVGCGFAGKFCIDTLGGSGYRWLIYWETLCLLHFFSNVCISTLFLILNGPVTVSEKSMRDRRFPYWIRRSMFYTTVLLILPLLCGLMPFAGPGEWKDHFSSLVLDAFITPVEF; from the exons atGCAGCCGGAGAAAAGATGTCTGTGGATCACCTCTCAGAG AATCAGATGTGCAGATCTCATGTTTTTATTGTCATTTTTCACACAGATTTGTACTTTGGTTGTCCGAGAGTCTTTAGCCAAT GTATTCGGTGATCAGTTTGAGTCTTTCGTGAGGAACTTTGAGAAATCGTTTCATAGTACCTTGATGACTCTCCGATTGATCAGTGAATCCTCAATGAACAGTGGAGTACAGCAACATGATTGTGCAGCAAGGACTTCTGTCTCAGAAAGATCTGTGCCTTTTATTTCTAACAGAGTAGAAAATGTTACATGTGATCATGACTTCGGTGAGTTCCAATCGGAGTCATTTCAGCAGAATAGCTCAGATAACGAACTGAGCAATCAAGAAGAGAGAAGTGACGGGACATGTCTTGAATCAATAGGTCAGCAGCTTACCCGCTATGATAGGGAAGTAAGGCAACAGTTGGCTTCTGCTTCTTCAAGCATGATTTTATCCAATACAGGGATTAGCCAATCTGTGCATAGGACTTTGGAAAGATCTCTCACAGAACAAGCTAGGTCGAATGACCTCAAGACATTTGAGATTGGTCTTACAATGAGGAAGTTGCAACTTAAAGAAAGGCAGCTGGCTCTCAGTTCTGATGCTAACCTTTTGGAGAGGGTCAAACTATCATTTGGTTTCTCTAAAACGTCCTTCAAAACTGAAAAGTTCAAAAATCAAGTAGAAGACTCAAAACATGCTGAGCTACTTAAAACCTGTATAGACTGCCTTGTTGCTGGTTTATTCATCATGCTGGCGTGTCTTGGATATGGAACTTATGTTTTTTCTCACAAAAGAATTACCGAAGCTACAGCATCCTGCACCCCTTCCATG GAACACAAGTCTTGGTGGATGCCCCAATCAATGTCGTCATTCAATTCAGGACTGCAACTCTTACGGTGTCAGGTTCAAGTTCTCAGTCGCATGCTATTTGGTGCTTTCCTGATATTGTCTATAGCCTATCTACTTCTCCAGCGCTCTGCAACTTCAAATCAGACAATGCCAGTTACTTTCATTCTGTTGCTGTTGGGAGTTGGCTGTGGTTTCGCAGGGAAGTTTTGTATTGACACCTTGGGAGGCAGTGGATATCGTTGGTTAATTTATTGGGAGACTTTATGCTTGCTACATTTCTTTTCGAATGTCTGTATCTCGACTTTGTTCCTGATCCTTAATGGTCCTGTCACAGTGTCAGAAAAGAGCATGAGGGATCGAAGATTTCCATACTGGATTAGGAGATCTATGTTTTATACCACAGTACTTCTTATTCTCCCCTTGCTATGTGGTCTGATGCCTTTTGCTGGCCCCGGTGAATGGAAAGATCACTTCTCTTCACTTGTCCTGGATGCTTTTATCACTCCAGTTGAATTCTGA